GCGAGAAGAACCTTGAGGACTATTTCAAGATTCACGAGTTCGCGCGCGGGATGAACATAAAGGACTTCGCGTCGCTCATTGAGGGGAAGATAATCACCAACCAGGATTTGGCGGAGAACAGGCAGATATACGGGTACACGCTGATTGATTCCCTGAAAGTCATATTGGAAATGCCTTTTTCGTATTTTCCGCGCATGTACGGGAACGTTTCGGAGCGTGCGTTCATATTCACCGGTGTGAGCACGGGGAGGAGCCCGATGGTGGTGATTAGAGTGTCGCCTTCCAAGCCCAGCGTGGTGGTTTTGCATGGGCTTGAGAATGTGGACAAGCTTGCGCTCAAGATTTCCGAACGGGAGCGGATTCCGCTCATAATAACTAAAATGGACATAAGCAAGATTGAGGAGAAGCTCGGGAAGATATAGGTTTTAAAACTTACATAGATATATTTTCTATAACCGGCATTGGGAGGCCGGGCGGGCAATATGCATGTTCATTGCAACTTTGAAGGAACCAAAGAAGGATACTGCACATCTCCAGCAGGATTCAAAAGTGATAGGGCGTATTTTCGGAAACCACCATGCCAAGCCGTCTGAAATGCGGCTGCTGCAAACGCTGAGGGAACAGGAAGAGAAAGGGCATGTGCAGCCTAAACTCTGGAGGAGGAGCCTCGAACAGTACGGCGCAGGCCTCGAATTCCGGGGGCGCGGGGTTCCAGGAATCATGGGTTTCACTCAGTACCTGGAATTCATGTGCAAGAATTCTGCGGATCCATTGCGCATCCTGGATGTGGGGGTCGGATCAGGGGCGCAGTGGGTGGATTTCCTGAAAAAGTTCAATGTTGAGTTTCACGCCACGGCTTTCAACCCTGCGCTCATCGATGAACCGGCAATAAGGAATAAAACAGTCAAATTGGCGCCTCACGAGCTTTCCTCTTTGTTCAACAGGGGCATGTTCGACTTAGTGGTTTCTTATCACGGAACCGAACTTGTGGAGAAGGAAGCGCTGGAGAACATAATGTTCATACTCAAGAACGCGGGGGAAGCGATAGTGATGGGGGGAAACGGCCGCATGCCAGGATACTGGATGAATGAACCCGAGCTGGGCACATATACGAAATTCTTCAGAGTGCTGGGTACGTTCAAGGCCCGGGACTTTTCCGGAGAATGGACTTATCATTTGAGGAAAAATAGCGGGTAAAAAGCAGGAAGGACGGCTCGGCGACCTATTTCGGAATTTATTACATAAATTCCTCGAACGCTTTTTCTATTTCAGCGCTTTTCACTGCGTGCCCAATCAGCGGCCCGCTGGCGAGCTGGGGCGCTTCTTCCACATATGTGGGGCGCTCCTCTTTGTAGAAAATTCCAGTGGGAATTTTCGCGTATCCGGATGACATTTCCTCGAACGCTTTTTCCATCGCTGCAGCTTTGTTTTTCGGGTCGTGCCCAGCACTTTCTAATTTGTACACGCGCTGCTGCCACCATGCGAAAGTGTTGAGCTTGTTGAAGGTCACGCAGGGCTGGAGAACATCCACTAAAGCGAAGCCCTTGTGCTGGAGCGCCTGCTTGAAAATCTCTTTCATGTGCGCCATGTCGCCCGCGAATGCGCGCGCGACGAACGTTCCGCCTGCGGCTATAGCGACAGCGAGCGGGTTGAACGCCATCTCAAGGTTTCCGTGCGGAGTGGACTTGGTCTTCATCCCTTTCTGGCTCGTGGGGGATGCCTGCCCGGTTGTTAGCCCGTAAATGGAATTGTCGTGCACTATGTACGTCATGTCTATGTTCCTCCTGAAGGAATGGAGGAAATGCGCGGAGCCTATTCCGTAGCCGTCGCCGTCCCCTCCTTCAGCTATTACTGTGAGCTCGTGGTTCGCGAGCTTCACTCCGGACGCGACCGTGACGCTGCGGCCGTGCAGGGATTCAAACCCGTACGTGTTTATGTAATGGCTCGCCTTTCCAGAGCATCCTACCCCGGAAACTAGAACGGTCTTTTCCCTTGGAATCCCAAGCTCGCTCAGCGCATTCTTGAGCGCCATGTGCAGGCCGAAATTTCCGCAACCAGGGCACCACTGGGGCTTCTCTTTGGTAGTAAGTTCAAGCACGCTGCTCATCATCATCACCTTTCAACTTTTCCTGCCTGCAGGTAATCGTAGGACAGGTCGTCTATCACGTGGATTTCCTTCTTGCCCTTCCAGCCCTTGTCTTTCAGCCGCTTAACTTCCGAAGCTATTTCCTCCGGGAAGAACTGCCTGCCGTCGTATTTGAGCAGTTTGAAATCCGGCTTGAATCCTACATACTCTTTCAATATACCGGCAAACTGCGCGGTGCGGTTGTTTTCCACCATCACGGTGCGGTTCAGCTTCCTGAAAAGCTTCTTCAGGTTCTTCGCGTCCAGCGGGAACAGGAAAATGAAGTGGAGCACGTTTGCCTTTATCCCTTCGGAGCTGAGGATTTTCGCGGCTTCAAGCGCTATGCCCTTGTGCGAGCCCCAGCACATCAGCGTGAGTTCCGCATCCTCGGGCCCGTAAAACTTTGGCATTTCGAAATCCTCCTTGAGTATGGAAGTTAGCTTGCGCATGCGCTTGTCCACCATCGCGGCGCGCACCGAAAAAGTCTCGGCGCTGTATCCGTTCTCGAAATGCTCGTACGAGCCGGCCACGTGCTCGCCTCCCGCAACCCCTGGAATGGGGCGCGGTGAAATCCCGTCTTTCGTTATGAGGTAGCGCTTGTAGCGCGCATTCGGGGGCAACGGCTTCAGGTTCCCAGTGAGCATTTTGCCCCGCTCGATTTTCACTTTTCCCATTTCGAACTTGTCGCATGAAAAGAAAGTCTCGGAAAGGTACTTGTCGCTCAGGAGTATGGCCGGAAGCTGGTATTTGTCCGCGAGATTGAGCGCTTTCGCGGCGCACTGGAAGCATTCGTGCATGTCCCCCGGAGCCAGGATTACCCGCAGGAATTCGCCTTGGCTCGCGTTGAGCGCGAATTTCAGGTCCGCCTGTTCGGTCCACGTGGGAAGGCAGGTGCTCGGGCCAGGGCGCTGGGCGAGGAATATCGTGACCGGCGTTTCGGAAAGCGCGGAAAGCCCGAGCGTTTCGGCCATTAGGGAAAAACCTCCGCCGCTCGTTGCGGTCGCTGCGCGCACCCCCGCGTAGTTCGCGCCCACCGCGTACTGCACTGCTGCTATCTCGTCCTCAGTCTGCTTTATCAAGACGTCGAAGTCCAGCTCCTTCTGCGCGAGGTAGTGCATTATCGATGAGGACGGGGTCATCGGATAAGCCGAGAGGATTTTAAGTCCGCCTGCGGCCGCGCCCAGGGCTATCGCCTCGTTCCCTGTGATGACCATCTTCTTGGAATCGCTTTTTTTCTTTATCTTGAATTTGAAGGATTCGGACTGGGATTTGCAGTTGTGGGCAACGTAATCGTAGCCTGCTCGCGCGATTTTCACGTTCTCATCCACAACCTGCTGGCCTTTTTTCGCAAAAGTTTCGGTGAGCACGTGTTCCAGAAGCGAAATGTCGTAGCCCATGAGCGCTATGCTCGCGCCCAGCGCCACTGTGTTCCGCATTATCACGTCCCCGCCGTTGTCGGTCGCGAGCTTGAGCAGCGGCACGTCGAGGAGCGTCTTGTCAGCGCCGAATTCGCCGGGGTCTATCTTCGTGGCAGAAGAATCGTATATTATCGCCCCGTTTTCGTAAATCTGGTCCTTGTGGAAATCCGCGGTTGGCTTGTTCAGGCAAACCACTAGGTGGTTCTTCTTCAGCGGGGCGTGAATCTCCTCGGCTCCGGCGCGTATCTGGAATGTGTTCTCGCCTCCGCGCACGAGTGAAGGGTACTCGGGGTACCCTACCGCGCTCAATCCCCCGCGCGTGAACGCCTTGCACATCGTGAGCCCTGAAGCCATTATGCCCATTCCGGCTTCGCCGCCGATTTTCCATATGAATTCTGCCATCGTATAACCTCGTCAGTAT
This genomic stretch from Candidatus Micrarchaeia archaeon harbors:
- a CDS encoding thiamine pyrophosphate-dependent enzyme, yielding MSSVLELTTKEKPQWCPGCGNFGLHMALKNALSELGIPREKTVLVSGVGCSGKASHYINTYGFESLHGRSVTVASGVKLANHELTVIAEGGDGDGYGIGSAHFLHSFRRNIDMTYIVHDNSIYGLTTGQASPTSQKGMKTKSTPHGNLEMAFNPLAVAIAAGGTFVARAFAGDMAHMKEIFKQALQHKGFALVDVLQPCVTFNKLNTFAWWQQRVYKLESAGHDPKNKAAAMEKAFEEMSSGYAKIPTGIFYKEERPTYVEEAPQLASGPLIGHAVKSAEIEKAFEEFM
- a CDS encoding 2-oxoacid:acceptor oxidoreductase subunit alpha; the protein is MAEFIWKIGGEAGMGIMASGLTMCKAFTRGGLSAVGYPEYPSLVRGGENTFQIRAGAEEIHAPLKKNHLVVCLNKPTADFHKDQIYENGAIIYDSSATKIDPGEFGADKTLLDVPLLKLATDNGGDVIMRNTVALGASIALMGYDISLLEHVLTETFAKKGQQVVDENVKIARAGYDYVAHNCKSQSESFKFKIKKKSDSKKMVITGNEAIALGAAAGGLKILSAYPMTPSSSIMHYLAQKELDFDVLIKQTEDEIAAVQYAVGANYAGVRAATATSGGGFSLMAETLGLSALSETPVTIFLAQRPGPSTCLPTWTEQADLKFALNASQGEFLRVILAPGDMHECFQCAAKALNLADKYQLPAILLSDKYLSETFFSCDKFEMGKVKIERGKMLTGNLKPLPPNARYKRYLITKDGISPRPIPGVAGGEHVAGSYEHFENGYSAETFSVRAAMVDKRMRKLTSILKEDFEMPKFYGPEDAELTLMCWGSHKGIALEAAKILSSEGIKANVLHFIFLFPLDAKNLKKLFRKLNRTVMVENNRTAQFAGILKEYVGFKPDFKLLKYDGRQFFPEEIASEVKRLKDKGWKGKKEIHVIDDLSYDYLQAGKVER
- a CDS encoding helix-turn-helix domain-containing protein, whose translation is MEKIKMEIAGELSLSDQVGPTMKKWREIFSISQVELSRHLGISVSTISDYEGNRRKSPGTAVIKRFVNALFDIDRQKGGLISQKLLEGEKNLEDYFKIHEFARGMNIKDFASLIEGKIITNQDLAENRQIYGYTLIDSLKVILEMPFSYFPRMYGNVSERAFIFTGVSTGRSPMVVIRVSPSKPSVVVLHGLENVDKLALKISERERIPLIITKMDISKIEEKLGKI